The window agaaaaaaaatgaagaaatatgGATAGGAATGTGCTTGTTCAAAGTGAAACTTTGAGCAAATAAAtgttattgttcaaaacatgagTTATCATGCAAAGAATGTGGTATTCATCCTTAAAAATGATGAACTAGTTgatttgaagaatgaagaattAGAATGCTAATATTAATAGCTGTAGTTGGGTTTGAATCTGGATTTGAAAGAGAGaacattaacaaatttattaatatatacataattaagttATGTTCCAGAATattatctcatctaaatcaacaTCAGGATAAtataatttgacaaaaaaatgtGCTTTCAATCAAATTTATACGTTTACTCTTCCAAACTCAACTctaaaaagtgtttccaaatgggcatGGTTGATGTAACTAGAAGTAATAGTTTCATGTTCATATGTTTCAAAACCGTTTGTTACTGctaattttaatcaaatgaaTTGCCTTTTCTAAAAAAAGTCAGTTCATTCACTAAACAAGTCAACTGTTGAGAAATCACGATAACACTGATCTAAAATGATAGATAAAATGGTAAATTAATGAACACGAGGTTCGGCCAGCACGGGTAGTTGTCCATTATATAAATAATGGTCAAGTATATTCATGGGAGTGCATCATGTCACAGAAACAAAATATCCCTACCCTCAACCCACTAATAACAAACCCTGATTTCCTTGTGTATATGAGTTATATCTAACAAGAACATTTACTCACCTGTCCAGTTGCCACAATAACAGGATCCATCATGATCTCTAACGAGATGGGGCAGAGAAATTCGTTAGGGATTTGCAAGGATGCAGACTTGGAAAGTGTTTCACAGGAGGAAGGAATATCAACCATGGTTGTTTCTTCCTCCATTCCTGCAACCTGTTTTAAATTTCTAAGAATTTTTAAGATTTGCTGGTTTCCTTCTGTGTTTTGGCCTCTTTCTTCTATAAGATTTTTAACAGCTAATGTTTCTATTCTAAGATCCTCAGTTCCATGTAATACAAGCTTGTTTGCCAGCCTCTCTATGCTGGCTCTGTCTACATTCCTGTTATCTATTGTTGATAGAACCACCATTATGTCCATTGTTAGTTCCATGTCTTGAGTAGTATCTGTTCGTTTTGCCTTTCTAAGATGTATATGCATCAATTTAATCTGAGACATggtttaaagaagaaaaaagaaaagaaaagaagagcATAAGCAATGACTTCTCCTTACAAtcagtttttaaaaaatacaatgaCTTGGAGGAGAAAATGACCTGTTCTTTGACTTCTTCAGAAATACCAATTGCACTGTATGGCATGTCATCTAGAGCCTGAATTAATTGCTCATAAACATGGTGGAATTTGAGCAAGACATTCTCGCTTTCCAATGCCTGGATTTTGATTATGAAAAATTGTCATGAGCATAAACATCAACAATATAAGTGACAAAGATGTCAATGCATTTTGCATAACTTCGAAACTGACAAtggtgttatatatataactgtaTTCTAATAACTGCTCTCTCTTCTTCATCGTGCCAGGCTGCCAGCAAGGGTTTGTAAACTCTAAATTGAATACAAAGAAGAACTTGAGAAGGAAACCTAACCAGATAAATTTTGCTTCCTTCGTGACAAGTCTTCAACAATGCCTTGGCAGCGAGAATCGCCTTGTTCAAATTAGATAAAGAAGAAATGGCTGATTCCGCAAACTCAGACTCTAAATCCTTCATCTCCTCGAGGAGTGGCACCAGGAGCTTTAATCGCATGATGAGATTGCATGCTTCTTTCTTTTGCGTCATACGATAATCTCCAATCGAATTGATTGACTCAATGAGAGCCGTCAGGTCATGAATCTCCTTCCGCAACGCCTCCATTTCTCGTCTTCTCTGCATAGCGAAGTGGAACCGGTGACCTGCTGAAGAAACCGGCAGGTCAAGAAGAAGACCATGCACATCAACGAGCAAGGAGAATCGAAAACGATTCGAGATCATCAAATCATGATTTTCATGGATTTTTCAATAACATgtgaaaaatattatcattatcattattattattattattattattatttatatgtaacaTAATCTCAATATTGATTATCATCATTAATATTGATTTCGAGCAACATTTTAGAGGGCGGGGAACAAGAATGAAGAAAACCAAccgtttaattttatatattaattatgaaattcaagcaaaaaaaacaaaaaagaaaaactcaGGCCCAATACGGCCCATTTGTTTTTTCTGAAaacattcttatttttatttttatttttgtttagaaagTTCATTTGTAACCAAAGTTGTCAACTACTTATTACTTTACATTAAAttggaaattaatatttttttaaagtatttatattttattaactcaTTAGtatattaagagaaaaaaaattgtttagcttaaattcaattataaaacaATGACTCTGAGTGATCTCTACCTtttcaactaaaaaaaatactttatattgtattattttattcttttagaaatttgtatttttttttgtgtgtaatATTGTCTCTTTtagttattaataaaagttttatcaatgaaaaaacaataattgATATTATTCTCTCATATTctaatggtttttttttttttatatttaagttatcCCAAACTCCAATAAATTTAAGGAGTTCGTAATAAGGGTAAAAGAAAACATAAACCCACTCATTTTAAAATCTagtacatatataatataattagtattttCAACTTTAATGTCTTAAATGATACACCTGAAAGTCAGTTTTACAAAGTCTCATTATAAAAAGTTGTAAGAACGAGTGATCtataaactttaattattatacaCTTACTTtcacaaatgaaaaaaaatcacaaaacaaGTAGTGCATCCTAATTAATGCGaggatgaatattgttatattatttcgttttttttggttatttgaattacttattttaagtttatcaaaattttatattttaaattaattcggAAACCgaaacaaattcaaataaaataaatttcgatttgaattcgaataaaatataattcaaactaaatttgattttttttaatcccaaattaatttttaattaccaAATATTAGAGATTTATCTATTaaaccataaaaaaaaacagtaaaaatCATTAACATTGTGTGTAGATTCGGATTAAGAATATATTAAGGTTAGATGACTACTACAGAAAGAGggaagaataaaaattaatttagattatgaaattttgaaattatttatctCACAAAAACTTGACAAAACATTAAAACCGATGAGtcttgaattatatttatttgattatatatatatatatatattagaattatatacctgttataattagatattttataaagttaaaagtATTTGTTTTTGAGAGTTACGCTTGCATTTAAATTATGTATCTATTAAATTTCAAAGATATGTTATATAAACGtgtcataattttatatttttatgttgttaTTTCTTATATGATCTCCTCAATAATATTGAATTTcaaagatataattttttcattttaggtGTTAGTGTTATTTTAAGTAatgatattttttgttttgtgttatgagaaatgattggggagggaatttgaggtAAGAAATGAGGGAGAAAATGATGTggcaatttgattagccaataaaataacaaaatttttctctTCTCACTTTTTAGCATTTTTCCAAccagtgatgtagtgacactCATTCCCTCCTCAAATTTCCTCCCTTATCACTCCTCTTGTTTTATGTATGTATTTtgtaagttataaaatattcaattaaaatttaaaagcattatttttaaataacaatttagaGAATAATCAATTTTGAGTCAACCTCCTTAAACTTTGATAATTGGAATAATATCGaaacaaaagaaataataataataatagtgatgaataattacaaattcatatcaaatatagtttaaaactaaaattagtgttttcttaatttaattttttttaaataaaataaaaatagccCCACCACCTCAAATCTACTATTTGCTGGGTCCAAAATATACGATCTCCAATCGTAAGGGTGACTAAGCACTCTCATCTAGTTTGCTTTTTcccatttcatcaatcattatcaccatcttttctctctcctctacGAATTCTTGCACCGCAGAAATTGGTTCGATCCTATGCCCACCGTAGATTGTtcacaaagaagaagaagaagaaacgtgAATTTAATTTCTGTCTTCAGTTAGGTAGGTCCCCACGTGTTATTTGTATTCTATGCGATTTCTCTTTTTAGAGTCGGATAAGATTAAATTTTGTGAAGAGGGGAGATGACCCAACTTGGCGGAGCTTGGGACTTTGCACAATCGGTGAAGATTTGTAGCGATTTCTAGGTTTTCCCGGATGAAGACATCTgggatataaatatatatatagaacttCTAATTAAAGACCCTTAATTTTGTTTCAGATGCACAATTTGAAGCGGCTAAATAAACAGCCTAAATTATCCGGACTGTATATCGTTTTCTTGATTATGATATTTGATTAAGTTTGTCTTCACCTGTAGATTTGCTTTCCTTTGCTATAAATGGTTGGGTTTTGCAGGCAAGGTCTGTCAACTAACAAGCTATGGCATCAGAGAATCAAATCAACAAGTTCCTTACTGTTGCTCCTTTTGAATGCGCCTGGCCAAATGATTTGAGGTTTAAGGAACCTGGAAGAGGATGTGTGGCTTTTGAAGCTTTTGCCCATAATGATGTAACACTAGTTTTCAGAGAACACGTAGGCAGTCAATATTACCATTACAAGACGGATAACAGTCCTCACTACACTGTCATAATCGGTAGTCATAGAAATCGTCGACTTAAGATCGAAGTAGATGGAAAGACTGTTGTTGATGTTGCAGGTGCCAATCTATGTTGCTCTCCCTCATTTCAGAGTTATTGGATAAGTATCTATGATGGCTTAATTAGCATTGGGAAAGGAAGGTACCCTTTTCAGAATCTTTTCCTTCAGTGGCTTGATTCTAAACCAAACTGTAGTGTTCAGTATGTTGGTCTTAGCAGCTGGGACAAACATGTAGGTTATAGGAACGTAAATATACTGTCCATATCACAAAATCCAATTTCTTTGTTTGGCGGCGAGTATGGAAATGTTGTGGAGGATGACGGGGGAGATGTGGATGAAGATGATGGGCATTTTGGGAACTGGGGACTTAAGAATTTCCTTGAAAATTGGGAACTCTCGGATGTAATCTTCCTTGTAGGTAGCGATGAGAGGACTGTACCGGCTCATAAGGCAATATTGGCGTGTGCTGGAAATTTTGGCTCTTGCTTCTCAGGTCAAACTGTAATCCAGCTCCCAGATGTTAGCTATTCGGTTCTTCATGCATTCTTACAGTATATCTACATTGGTCATGCCAAAGTAATTCTTTCCTTCCCTGATTTCGTACATGTTTCAATATTAGTTCTAATGGGTAGTGaagattatgtttttttttgtatggcGTGTAGGTTCCAGAGTCAGAAGTCATCGACTTAAGAGCTATGAGCTTAAAATATGAAGTGTTGTCATTGGTGAAACAATGCGAAGAGATTATGGAGCGGTTTATACTGAATAAGAGTCTATTCGAATCTGGTAAAAATGTGGAGATATCACATCCAAGTTCAAGGCCTCGTTGTGGCTCGTTCTTTCCTGCTGGACTTCCCTTAAATATGCATATGCTTCAACAATTCTTTATAACTGGAGAATACAGTGATGTGGACATCTACGTAGATGGTCATGGGCTCATTGGTCGTTTACACAAAATTATCCTCGCCTTAGGGAGTATTCCTTTTTCTAAAGTAAGCCAAATATAAAATCAAAGCTTTGccaatttgtatatatatttttaacaatttgatGTTCTTGCCAGATGTTGACAAATGGAATGAGTGAGAGCATTTCTTCAAAGGTTGTTTTAAGGGATGTGCCAATTGAATCGTTTAAGATTATGCTTGAATTCATGTATTGTGGGGAAATCAACCAGGAAGAGTCCATAAATGTAGGCACCTTGGTTCTAGAGCTTCTTTTGTTAGCAGATCAGTTTGGAGTTACCTCCCTTCATCAGGATTGCTGCAAAACACTTTTAGAAGGTCTCTCTGAGGTAATATGACACAATTATTCCTcccaaaaatactaaaaattcgTGGTCATGTCAATTCTTCATTTTGCTTAAAGATATTCATATGACTGGAGATAAAACAATGGAGAAGTATGCAGTTTCAGGCTTTAAGAAACAAAAATGAGAAGAAGGCAGCTTTatgatgataaaaaatatatattttaaaaaaaagtaaacttTTATCAAAAAAAGCGCAAAATAcacaataaataagaaaagaacgTAAGAATTTTAAATGCCAATAAGATCGAAAAATTCTCATCCTGTACAAGCCCCCTTTTTCGAAGCGAACGCGTGTGACATGAATCCTTTGAGACAATCGTACCCATAACTTTTCCCTTCGAAAACTCTtctatttcttaaaatattgaTACTTCtcatctatatatttatatgcaGGGATGGAGTCTTTTGGGAGAAGGTCATACCACAAGTTTTTTCTATTTTGACAATTAATGGAAAGAGGAAGCAGACATCTATAGCTAATTGATGAACTTTATTGCAGGACACAACATGCTCAATTCTTCGAGTCATTTCATCTGTTCCATCGTGTAAACttattgaagaaaaatgcgAGCAGACTTTCGCAATGCACTTCGATTATTGCACGACAACAAGCATTGATTTCGTGTTGTTAGACGAAGTGACTTTTAGCAATGTTCTTAAGGTGCGGAATCAATTTCTATGTTGTTTATAGATGTCAATAAGggccttttaaaaaaaagttggaaCCATCAATATCTTTGCATTTCAATATAGATGTTCAAGAATCTCTATTTTGGAGTTCCCTCATGAATGGACATGTATGATTTGTGTAGAAGGGAAATTCAAGAGGTAACTGAATCAGATGAGTACACATTAAAccattgaatatattttatttgtatgcaTTCATGTCATTTTGTTTGCATCATTGACACCAGAATTTTGGATAGTCTAAATTGAGAGTTAGTATCCGACAGTTTGACATTAATCTAGGCTTTgcttgatcttgggttatttgaataatcagtggttattttcaaataacattgtttgatgtagattatagaaaatcaggttatttgggtaaaataagatattttggttgatgatttgaatgatgtgattgattaATTGCCCCGAGAGTTGATCAACGATGTTAAGGAatagtgggttatttggaaattaaTCTCACATAACTCACATCAATCAAGGCCTAGTAGACTTCTTCCCAGTAATGTTGTGGATGTCTTATGACGGAAGTGGCTTTTGCAGCATCCAGATCTGACAGTGACTTCTGAGGAAAGGATTCTTAACGCCATCCTACTTTGGTGCTCACAAGCTACAGAAGAATACAACTGGGAGGTGGTTGATGAGAAGATCTTTGATTTGACCCTTTACGAACTTTTTGGAGAAAGATCTTGTTTTATTGACAACTTTCTACCACTAGTACGTTTCCCCTTGCTTGCCGATACTTTACTCAAGAAGGTATTGTAATAAGTTTCAACTTTAAGATTGTGAAGTTGAATGGTTCTCAAATTGgaacttattttattatgttttattacttGTATTCCCTTTTGGTATTGCAGTTAGAAAGGAGTAATCTTAGTAGAAAGATTTCAACCTTGCATTCTCTGGTGAGCCACCAGACCCATATCTCATTTTTATGAGGACAAAGATCGTGCACATGTATGACCCTTAATCTTCAATTTGGTAGGTGGAAGAGGCGATCAAATTCTCGGAATCTGGATTAGTTAGCCAAATGGATGATCAAAAGTAAGCATTAGGATTTAGACCAG is drawn from Impatiens glandulifera chromosome 3, dImpGla2.1, whole genome shotgun sequence and contains these coding sequences:
- the LOC124929095 gene encoding BTB/POZ domain-containing protein At2g30600; translated protein: MASENQINKFLTVAPFECAWPNDLRFKEPGRGCVAFEAFAHNDVTLVFREHVGSQYYHYKTDNSPHYTVIIGSHRNRRLKIEVDGKTVVDVAGANLCCSPSFQSYWISIYDGLISIGKGRYPFQNLFLQWLDSKPNCSVQYVGLSSWDKHVGYRNVNILSISQNPISLFGGEYGNVVEDDGGDVDEDDGHFGNWGLKNFLENWELSDVIFLVGSDERTVPAHKAILACAGNFGSCFSGQTVIQLPDVSYSVLHAFLQYIYIGHAKVPESEVIDLRAMSLKYEVLSLVKQCEEIMERFILNKSLFESGKNVEISHPSSRPRCGSFFPAGLPLNMHMLQQFFITGEYSDVDIYVDGHGLIGRLHKIILALGSIPFSKMLTNGMSESISSKVVLRDVPIESFKIMLEFMYCGEINQEESINVGTLVLELLLLADQFGVTSLHQDCCKTLLEGLSEDTTCSILRVISSVPSCKLIEEKCEQTFAMHFDYCTTTSIDFVLLDEVTFSNVLKHPDLTVTSEERILNAILLWCSQATEEYNWEVVDEKIFDLTLYELFGERSCFIDNFLPLVRFPLLADTLLKKLERSNLSRKISTLHSLVEEAIKFSESGLVSQMDDQKYQHRRSSFKDRQFICDGDSNGVLYFAGTSYGEHQWMNPVLSKRINISASSPVSRFTDPKVLAARTYQGTSFAGPRIEDGKNSTWWMVDVGQDHQLMCNYYTLRQDGSRAYIRSWKFQGSMDGKTWTNVRVHENDQTMCKPGQYASWAITGPSALLPFRFFKVILTAPSTDETWNFCICFLELYGYFH